The sequence CGAGGTCGGCTGGGCGCAGGCGTCCGTGACCGCGGTGGCCGACGCGGCCGGCATCGCCGCCGGCTCCGTCTACCAGCACTTCTCGTCCAAGTCCGCGCTGGCCGTCGAGGTCTTCCGGCGCGCCGCCGAGCGCGAGGTGGACGTGCTGGGCGAGGTCCTGCGGGGCGACGGCGACCCGGCCGACCGGGTGCGGCGGGGAGTGGAGGTGTTCGCCCGCCGCGCCCTGGAGAACCAGGGTCTGGCGTACGCGCTCCTCGCGGCGCCCGCCGAGCCGGCGGTCGGCGCGGAACGCCTGGCGTTCCGTCGCCGCTACCGGGCGCTGTTCGCCTCGGTGATCGACGAGGGAATCGCCGAAGACCGGTTTCCCGGCCAGGACGCGGAGATCACCGCCGCCGCGCTCACCGGCGCGATCGGCGAGGTCCTCGTCCACCCGCTGAGCACCCCGGCCGCGCAGGACGCGGACCTGCTCGTCGCCGGACTGACCGCCGTGGCCCTGCGCTGCGTCGGCGCGGCCCCCTGAACCGGTCCGCACCTCGCCCGGCCCCGCACCCGGTGCGCCCCGCCCCGCCGTCCCGCCTTCCGGAGGAGATCCGATGTCCGTGCCCACCGCACCGCGCAGCAACCCGACCGCAGTGACGCACGAGGTGACCAACCAGGCGCCACCGCTCACCGGCCACGACGCGGCCGACGACGCGG is a genomic window of Streptomyces sp. YPW6 containing:
- a CDS encoding TetR/AcrR family transcriptional regulator — its product is MAYRKTAAELHRLEAARDHLVLRATEVVAEVGWAQASVTAVADAAGIAAGSVYQHFSSKSALAVEVFRRAAEREVDVLGEVLRGDGDPADRVRRGVEVFARRALENQGLAYALLAAPAEPAVGAERLAFRRRYRALFASVIDEGIAEDRFPGQDAEITAAALTGAIGEVLVHPLSTPAAQDADLLVAGLTAVALRCVGAAP